A single Carnobacterium inhibens subsp. inhibens DSM 13024 DNA region contains:
- a CDS encoding alpha/beta hydrolase, translating into MKRKYKILIIGIVLFVLLILGGLFFLRSMTYLPLDEAIEETMPSNQNYQVKETSDAVIFMPLKESHPTSVIFYQGGLVEEKSYSSLAAKLASKGFPVYLVKHALNLAVTDTNKAEKLIVDENITDFVIGGHSLGGVMASRFANEIDSDLLKGVFLLASYPDEKGRLDTLPISVLSLVGSKDGVLDNEAYQDGKTYLPDSTSYYIIEGGNHAGFGDYGHQEGDNDASISHEEQQELTVQFLVEWLNKIEE; encoded by the coding sequence ATGAAACGCAAATATAAAATTTTAATAATTGGTATCGTTCTTTTTGTTTTACTTATTCTAGGAGGTTTGTTTTTTTTACGCTCTATGACTTACCTGCCTTTAGACGAAGCTATTGAAGAGACTATGCCATCCAATCAGAATTATCAAGTCAAAGAAACCTCTGATGCCGTTATCTTTATGCCATTGAAGGAATCACATCCGACGTCAGTTATTTTTTATCAAGGAGGGTTGGTAGAGGAAAAAAGCTATAGTTCCCTCGCTGCTAAACTCGCTTCAAAAGGGTTTCCTGTATACCTTGTTAAGCATGCGTTAAATCTTGCTGTTACCGATACAAATAAAGCAGAAAAACTGATTGTTGATGAAAACATAACTGATTTCGTTATTGGAGGTCATTCTTTAGGAGGCGTCATGGCCAGCCGCTTTGCAAATGAAATAGATTCGGATCTGTTAAAAGGGGTCTTTTTACTAGCCAGCTACCCTGATGAAAAAGGTCGACTAGACACCTTACCTATTTCAGTTCTTTCACTTGTAGGTTCTAAGGATGGTGTACTTGACAACGAAGCCTACCAAGATGGAAAAACTTACTTGCCTGATTCTACATCCTATTACATTATCGAAGGCGGTAATCATGCTGGATTTGGAGATTATGGACATCAAGAAGGCGATAATGATGCTAGTATTTCTCATGAGGAACAACAAGAATTAACCGTTCAATTTTTAGTAGAATGGCTGAATAAGATTGAAGAATAA
- the rpsO gene encoding 30S ribosomal protein S15 — MSISKERKNEIIKEYAIHEGDTGSPEVQVAVLTAEINHLNEHARVHKKDHHSYRGLMKKIGHRRNLLAYLRNKDITRYRELIQRLGLRR; from the coding sequence ATGTCAATTTCTAAAGAACGTAAAAATGAAATCATCAAAGAATACGCAATCCACGAAGGAGATACAGGTTCTCCCGAAGTACAAGTTGCTGTATTAACAGCTGAGATCAACCACTTAAATGAACATGCACGTGTTCACAAAAAAGACCACCATTCTTACCGTGGACTTATGAAAAAAATTGGTCACCGTCGTAACTTGCTTGCGTACTTACGCAACAAAGATATTACTCGTTACCGTGAATTGATTCAAAGATTAGGCCTACGTCGTTAA
- the dapA gene encoding 4-hydroxy-tetrahydrodipicolinate synthase: MDLKKARIITAMTTPFDDQGAVDYGRLEKLINYLLENGTEGLVVGGTTGESPTLTHNEKLELYQKTIELVAGRVPVIAGTGSFNTAETIAFTKEVEAISGIDAALVVAPYYSKPNQAGLYAHFEAVANSTTLPIIIYNVPGRTSVSIDPKTTIKLSAIKNIIGVKECLGLDAVSEEIEQTSDDFLVYTGEDGNAFPAKCIGATGVISVASHVLGNDMVKMYNCLEALQMSEAAELHRQLVPKMNSLFTVPSPAPVKFALNHLGIEVGGVRLPLVACTKEEEEFILTTLNW, encoded by the coding sequence ATGGATTTAAAAAAAGCTCGCATTATAACAGCTATGACCACTCCATTTGACGATCAAGGAGCAGTTGATTATGGACGTTTAGAAAAATTAATCAACTATTTGCTTGAAAATGGCACTGAAGGGTTAGTAGTGGGAGGAACAACCGGAGAATCTCCTACGTTAACCCATAATGAAAAGCTGGAGTTGTATCAAAAAACAATCGAATTAGTAGCAGGTCGAGTACCCGTTATTGCTGGTACAGGTTCATTCAATACTGCTGAAACGATTGCTTTTACAAAAGAGGTTGAAGCCATTTCAGGTATTGATGCAGCGTTAGTAGTTGCTCCTTATTACAGCAAGCCTAATCAAGCAGGTCTATATGCTCACTTTGAAGCTGTAGCAAATAGTACAACATTACCCATTATTATCTATAATGTTCCAGGTCGTACGAGCGTTTCTATTGATCCTAAGACGACGATAAAACTCTCAGCTATTAAAAATATTATTGGAGTCAAAGAATGTTTAGGTCTAGACGCTGTGAGTGAAGAAATTGAGCAAACTTCGGATGACTTTTTAGTCTATACTGGTGAAGACGGCAACGCTTTTCCTGCAAAATGTATTGGAGCAACTGGAGTGATTTCAGTAGCAAGCCATGTTTTAGGAAACGATATGGTGAAAATGTACAACTGCTTAGAAGCCCTTCAAATGAGTGAAGCAGCAGAATTGCATCGTCAGTTAGTGCCAAAAATGAATAGTCTGTTTACAGTACCATCTCCTGCGCCAGTGAAATTTGCGTTAAATCATTTAGGCATTGAAGTTGGAGGCGTAAGATTGCCATTGGTAGCTTGCACAAAAGAAGAAGAAGAGTTTATTTTAACTACATTAAATTGGTAA
- a CDS encoding aspartate-semialdehyde dehydrogenase yields MSGYTIAVVGATGAVGTKMIQMLEQAAFPIKEVKLLASKRSAGKKALFNGKEIEIQETTADSFENVDIALFSAGGSISKQFAPEAVKRGAVVIDNTSAYRMDTEVPLVVPEVNEEAIRSHKGIIANPNCSTIQMMVALEPIRKQYGLDRIIVSTYQAVSGAGVSAVKEMKDQAKNMLNNEPFEAAILPSGGDKKHFPIAFNALPQIDLFTEDGYTFEELKMINETKKIMSNDKIKISATCVRIPVVSGHAESVYIEVKEDGASVASIQDLLRNAPGVELQDDPANQIYPTPLDAAGKKETFVGRIRKDRDQENGYHMWVVSDNLLKGAAWNSVQIAESLYKLGLVKAKD; encoded by the coding sequence ATGAGTGGATATACTATTGCAGTTGTTGGAGCAACTGGAGCTGTAGGAACAAAAATGATTCAAATGTTGGAACAAGCTGCTTTTCCTATTAAAGAGGTGAAACTATTAGCTTCTAAAAGATCAGCTGGAAAAAAAGCTTTATTTAATGGAAAAGAAATCGAAATTCAAGAAACAACAGCTGATTCTTTTGAAAATGTTGATATTGCTTTATTTAGTGCTGGCGGCTCAATCTCAAAACAATTTGCGCCGGAAGCAGTAAAACGCGGAGCAGTTGTTATCGACAACACGAGCGCCTACCGTATGGATACTGAAGTACCATTAGTTGTTCCTGAAGTGAATGAGGAAGCGATTCGTTCGCATAAAGGCATTATTGCTAACCCGAACTGTTCAACTATCCAAATGATGGTGGCACTTGAACCAATTCGTAAACAATATGGACTAGATCGTATCATCGTTTCAACTTACCAAGCAGTAAGTGGGGCAGGAGTATCTGCTGTAAAAGAGATGAAAGACCAAGCAAAAAACATGTTGAATAACGAACCTTTTGAAGCAGCAATTTTGCCATCCGGTGGTGACAAAAAGCATTTTCCAATTGCTTTTAACGCTTTACCGCAAATTGATTTATTTACTGAAGATGGATACACATTTGAAGAATTAAAGATGATTAATGAAACAAAAAAAATCATGAGTAACGATAAAATAAAAATTTCTGCAACATGTGTCCGTATTCCTGTTGTATCAGGACATGCAGAATCTGTTTATATTGAAGTGAAAGAAGATGGAGCTAGCGTGGCTTCTATTCAAGACCTTTTAAGAAATGCACCTGGTGTAGAACTTCAAGACGATCCTGCTAACCAAATTTATCCAACTCCGTTAGATGCAGCTGGAAAAAAAGAAACATTTGTTGGAAGAATCCGTAAAGATCGTGACCAAGAGAATGGTTATCATATGTGGGTTGTTTCAGATAATTTATTAAAAGGCGCAGCTTGGAATTCTGTTCAAATTGCTGAAAGTCTATATAAATTAGGATTAGTAAAAGCAAAAGATTAA
- a CDS encoding quaternary amine ABC transporter ATP-binding protein, which yields MSKITIENVTKVFGKRTTQALELLNQQKSKQEIFKETGATVGVNNVSFTVEEGEIFVIMGLSGSGKSTLVRMFNRLIDPTKGNIYIDDKNLSTMDKKALRQVRREKLSMVFQNFGLFPHRTILENTEYGLEIQGVDKAVRQQKAQKALENAGLGDYKDQYPSQLSGGMQQRVGLARALANDPEILLMDEAFSALDPLIRREMQDELIELQANVKKTIIFITHDLNEALRIGDKIALMKDGSIVQIGSPEEILTHPANDYVEKFVEDVDRSKVLTAENIMQRPETLNIKNHGPRFALEQMRSEGISSMLVVDSQRNLLGYITAEDASEARKKNIQTIESILKVDIPTVTRTTSMNDIFSVIHDSTTPVAVVDEGKLVGIIVRGAVIAALAGESEVLQNV from the coding sequence TTGTCAAAAATAACTATTGAAAATGTTACAAAAGTTTTTGGTAAAAGAACAACACAAGCCTTAGAGTTGTTAAACCAACAAAAATCTAAGCAAGAAATCTTTAAAGAAACTGGGGCCACTGTAGGAGTAAACAACGTTAGCTTTACAGTTGAAGAAGGTGAGATTTTTGTCATCATGGGATTATCAGGTAGTGGAAAGTCTACTCTTGTCCGCATGTTTAATCGTTTAATCGATCCTACTAAAGGAAATATTTACATCGATGATAAAAATTTATCTACTATGGATAAAAAAGCCTTGCGCCAAGTCAGAAGAGAAAAATTAAGTATGGTTTTCCAAAACTTTGGTCTCTTCCCTCACCGTACGATTTTAGAAAACACTGAATATGGATTAGAAATTCAAGGTGTTGATAAAGCTGTGAGACAACAAAAAGCTCAAAAAGCTTTAGAAAACGCTGGATTAGGCGATTATAAAGATCAATATCCTAGTCAATTATCAGGTGGAATGCAACAACGAGTTGGTCTTGCACGTGCTTTAGCGAATGATCCTGAGATTTTATTAATGGATGAAGCTTTCTCTGCGTTAGATCCTTTAATTCGTCGTGAAATGCAAGATGAATTAATTGAACTTCAAGCAAATGTTAAAAAAACGATTATCTTTATTACGCATGATTTAAATGAAGCTTTAAGAATCGGCGACAAAATTGCTTTAATGAAAGATGGTTCCATTGTGCAAATTGGTTCTCCTGAAGAAATATTGACTCATCCTGCAAATGATTACGTGGAAAAATTCGTTGAAGATGTGGATCGCTCTAAAGTATTAACTGCTGAAAACATCATGCAACGTCCTGAAACATTAAATATTAAAAACCATGGTCCTCGTTTTGCATTAGAACAAATGCGCAGTGAAGGAATCTCTAGTATGTTAGTTGTAGATAGCCAACGCAATCTTTTAGGCTATATTACAGCTGAAGATGCTTCGGAAGCACGTAAGAAAAATATTCAAACAATTGAAAGTATCCTTAAAGTCGATATCCCAACTGTTACAAGAACAACTTCCATGAACGATATCTTCTCTGTTATTCATGATTCAACTACTCCGGTAGCAGTTGTGGATGAAGGAAAATTAGTAGGTATTATTGTCAGAGGTGCTGTAATAGCCGCTCTTGCAGGAGAAAGTGAGGTGCTGCAAAATGTTTAA
- the uvrB gene encoding excinuclease ABC subunit UvrB, giving the protein MPKDQFELVSKYQPGGDQPAAIKKLIEGIETGKKEQTLLGATGTGKTFTVSNVIKEVNKPTLVIAHNKTLAGQLYGEFKEFFPNNAVEYFVSYYDYYQPEAYVPSSDTFIEKESSVNDEIDKLRHSATSSLLERRDVIVVASVSCIYGLVNPEDYRDHVLSLRVGAEINRDEMLRRLVDMQFERNDIDFQRGRFRVRGDVVEIFLASRDSEAIRVEFFGDEIDRIREVDVLTGEVKADVQHVPIFPATHFVANDEQTRSAVQNIQEELEQRLKVLRAENKLIEAQRLEQRTNYDLEMLLEMGYCSGIENYSRHMDGRKPGEAPYTLIDFFPDDFLIVIDESHITMSQIRGMYNGDRARKEQLIEYGFRLPSALDNRPLRLEEFEKHVNQIMYISATPGPYELERAPEVIEQIIRPTGLLDPIIEVRPIKGQIDDLIGEINERTEKNERVFITTLTKKMSEDLTDYLKEVGIKVAYLHSEIKTLERTEILRDLRLGVYDVLIGINLLREGIDVPEVSLVIILDADKEGFLRSERSLVQTIGRAARNENGKVIMYADRITDSMNAAITETERRRATQQEYNEEHGITPKTIIKDIRDLISITSVVEGDEVGASGLENIAKMTREQRLELIDGMEVEMRVAAKELNFEKAANLRDLILEITAQYKLKK; this is encoded by the coding sequence ATGCCAAAGGATCAATTTGAATTGGTTTCTAAGTACCAACCAGGCGGTGATCAGCCTGCTGCGATAAAAAAATTAATTGAAGGTATAGAAACAGGCAAAAAAGAACAAACTTTACTAGGTGCCACAGGAACCGGGAAAACATTCACGGTATCAAATGTTATCAAAGAAGTAAATAAACCTACTTTGGTCATTGCACACAACAAAACTTTAGCTGGTCAGCTGTATGGGGAGTTTAAGGAATTCTTTCCTAATAATGCAGTTGAATATTTTGTTAGTTATTATGATTATTACCAACCAGAAGCTTACGTTCCTTCAAGTGACACATTTATTGAAAAAGAGTCGAGCGTTAATGATGAAATCGATAAACTACGCCACTCTGCAACTAGTTCTTTATTAGAACGACGAGATGTGATTGTAGTAGCTTCCGTTTCGTGTATTTATGGGCTGGTTAACCCCGAAGATTATCGAGATCATGTCCTCTCTCTACGTGTAGGGGCTGAAATAAACCGTGACGAAATGTTGCGTCGTTTAGTCGATATGCAATTCGAACGAAATGATATCGATTTTCAACGTGGACGTTTTCGTGTTAGAGGAGATGTAGTTGAAATATTTTTAGCATCGCGTGACAGTGAAGCTATCCGTGTAGAGTTCTTTGGAGATGAAATCGATCGTATCAGAGAAGTAGATGTTTTAACAGGTGAAGTTAAAGCAGATGTTCAACATGTTCCGATTTTTCCAGCAACTCACTTTGTTGCAAATGATGAACAAACAAGGTCTGCTGTTCAAAATATTCAAGAAGAGTTAGAACAACGCCTAAAAGTTTTACGTGCTGAAAACAAATTGATTGAAGCTCAACGTTTAGAACAACGCACGAACTACGATTTAGAAATGTTATTGGAAATGGGTTATTGCTCTGGAATTGAAAACTATTCTCGGCATATGGATGGGCGTAAACCTGGAGAAGCACCTTATACATTGATTGACTTCTTTCCAGATGATTTTTTGATCGTAATTGATGAGTCGCATATTACAATGTCTCAAATTAGAGGAATGTATAACGGTGACAGAGCTAGAAAAGAACAATTGATTGAATATGGTTTCAGATTACCAAGTGCTTTAGACAATCGCCCGCTACGCTTGGAAGAATTTGAGAAACATGTGAATCAAATTATGTATATTTCAGCTACACCTGGACCATATGAATTGGAGCGAGCTCCAGAGGTTATTGAACAAATTATCCGTCCTACAGGATTACTAGATCCTATTATAGAAGTACGTCCAATCAAAGGACAAATTGATGATTTAATTGGTGAAATAAATGAACGCACTGAAAAAAATGAGCGTGTATTTATTACTACATTGACTAAAAAAATGTCAGAAGATTTAACAGATTACTTGAAAGAAGTAGGCATTAAAGTTGCCTATTTGCATAGTGAGATCAAAACACTTGAACGAACAGAAATTCTTCGAGACTTGCGTTTAGGTGTGTACGATGTACTGATCGGGATCAACTTGCTACGTGAAGGTATTGATGTACCAGAAGTATCTTTAGTTATTATCTTAGATGCTGACAAAGAAGGTTTCTTAAGAAGTGAACGTTCACTTGTACAGACTATTGGTCGCGCTGCACGTAATGAAAATGGGAAAGTGATCATGTACGCTGATCGAATAACGGATTCTATGAATGCCGCCATAACAGAAACAGAAAGGCGTCGTGCAACGCAACAAGAGTACAATGAAGAACATGGTATTACGCCTAAAACGATTATTAAAGACATTCGTGACTTGATTTCTATTACTTCAGTAGTAGAAGGAGATGAAGTGGGAGCATCTGGATTAGAGAATATTGCTAAGATGACTAGAGAGCAGCGTTTAGAATTAATTGATGGCATGGAAGTAGAAATGAGAGTTGCAGCAAAAGAATTGAATTTTGAAAAAGCGGCTAACTTAAGAGATTTGATATTAGAAATAACAGCTCAATATAAATTAAAAAAATGA
- the rpsT gene encoding 30S ribosomal protein S20 — translation MPNIEAAIKRVRTSEKSAAQNNVQKSSMRTAIKKYVQAVEAGNENAEPLLKEAIKSIDMAASKGLIHKNKANRDKSRLTAKLAK, via the coding sequence ATGCCAAACATCGAAGCTGCAATCAAACGTGTTCGTACTTCTGAGAAATCAGCTGCACAAAACAACGTTCAAAAAAGTTCAATGCGTACTGCTATTAAAAAATACGTTCAAGCTGTTGAAGCAGGTAACGAAAACGCTGAACCATTACTTAAAGAAGCAATCAAATCAATTGACATGGCTGCATCTAAAGGATTGATTCATAAAAATAAAGCTAACCGTGATAAATCTCGTTTAACTGCTAAATTAGCTAAATAA
- the pnp gene encoding polyribonucleotide nucleotidyltransferase, giving the protein MTEKQVFTKEWAGRTLTVEVGQLAKQANGAVLIRYNDTAVLTAAVASKKAKDVDFFPLTVNYDEKMYSVGKIPGGFIKREARPSETATLTARLIDRPIRPMFAEGFRNEVQITNTVMSVEQDCSPSFSAMFGSSLSLAISDIPFNGPIAGVDVGRIDGEYIINPTVEQEALSDIHLTVAGTKEAINMVESGAEEVSEEDMLGALMFGHRAIQELVAFQEEIVAAVGKEKMTIQLLQIDADLEKEVNDAFQSKMIAAIQTEEKLAREENIEAVKEDAIAFYEEKYKEHDESNRINKEVKQIVEDMEKNEVRRLITVDKIRPDGRKIDEIRSLASEIGLLPRAHGSGLFTRGQTQALSVATLAPLGEHQIIDGLGVENSKRFIHHYNFPQYSVGSTGPSRGPGRREIGHGALGERALAQVIPSEEDFPYMIRLVAEVLESNGSSSQASICAGTLALMDAGVPIKAPVAGIAMGLVKEGENYTVLTDIQGLEDHLGDMDFKVAGTSKGITALQMDIKIEGITQQILEEALTQAKKARMEILDELISTIAEPHEELSAYAPKIEMMQIKPEKIKVVIGRGGDQINAIIDETGVKIDIDQEGNISIASEDAAMIKRAKEIIEELTKDIEVGKVYSGKVKRIEKFGAFVEIAKGKDGLVHISELANERVAKVEDVLTLGEVMDVKVIEIDKQGRINLSRKVLLKTEEK; this is encoded by the coding sequence ATGACAGAGAAGCAAGTTTTCACTAAAGAATGGGCAGGACGTACATTAACAGTTGAAGTTGGACAATTAGCAAAACAAGCTAATGGAGCCGTTTTGATTCGTTATAATGATACTGCAGTATTAACAGCAGCTGTGGCTAGTAAAAAAGCTAAGGATGTAGATTTCTTCCCGTTAACTGTAAATTATGATGAAAAAATGTATTCAGTTGGGAAAATCCCAGGTGGTTTTATTAAAAGAGAAGCGCGTCCAAGTGAAACAGCGACGCTAACAGCTCGATTAATCGACCGTCCGATTCGTCCAATGTTTGCTGAAGGATTTCGTAATGAAGTTCAAATCACAAATACAGTTATGTCTGTAGAACAAGACTGTTCACCATCTTTCTCAGCTATGTTTGGTTCTTCTTTATCACTAGCAATTTCAGATATTCCATTTAATGGACCAATTGCTGGAGTAGACGTTGGACGCATTGATGGAGAATACATCATTAACCCAACAGTTGAACAAGAAGCTTTATCAGATATACACTTAACAGTTGCTGGTACAAAAGAAGCTATCAACATGGTTGAAAGTGGAGCCGAAGAAGTTTCAGAAGAAGATATGCTAGGCGCTTTAATGTTTGGACATAGAGCTATTCAAGAATTAGTTGCTTTCCAAGAAGAAATCGTTGCGGCTGTCGGCAAAGAAAAAATGACTATTCAATTATTACAAATCGATGCAGATTTAGAAAAAGAAGTGAATGATGCTTTCCAAAGTAAAATGATTGCTGCCATTCAAACAGAAGAAAAATTAGCTCGTGAAGAAAATATTGAAGCAGTTAAAGAAGACGCAATTGCTTTTTACGAAGAAAAATATAAAGAACATGATGAATCTAACCGTATCAATAAAGAAGTAAAACAAATTGTTGAAGATATGGAAAAAAATGAAGTACGTCGTTTAATTACAGTCGATAAAATCAGACCAGATGGTCGTAAAATTGATGAAATTCGTTCTTTAGCTTCAGAAATCGGACTTTTACCAAGAGCACATGGTTCTGGTTTGTTCACTCGTGGGCAAACGCAAGCTTTGTCTGTAGCTACTTTAGCACCATTAGGCGAACATCAAATTATTGATGGATTAGGTGTTGAGAACAGCAAACGATTCATTCATCACTATAACTTCCCACAATACTCTGTTGGAAGCACTGGCCCATCACGTGGACCAGGTCGTCGAGAAATCGGACACGGAGCATTAGGTGAACGTGCTTTAGCACAAGTGATTCCAAGTGAAGAAGATTTCCCATACATGATTCGTTTAGTGGCTGAAGTTCTTGAATCAAATGGTTCCTCATCACAAGCAAGTATCTGTGCGGGTACATTAGCTTTAATGGATGCCGGCGTGCCAATCAAAGCTCCAGTAGCTGGGATCGCAATGGGACTTGTTAAAGAAGGCGAAAACTATACTGTCTTAACGGATATTCAAGGATTAGAAGATCACTTGGGCGATATGGACTTTAAAGTAGCTGGTACAAGCAAAGGAATCACTGCTCTTCAAATGGATATTAAAATTGAAGGAATTACGCAACAAATTTTAGAAGAAGCCTTAACTCAAGCTAAAAAAGCAAGAATGGAAATTCTTGATGAATTGATTTCTACAATTGCTGAGCCACATGAAGAATTAAGCGCATATGCTCCTAAAATTGAAATGATGCAAATCAAACCGGAAAAAATCAAAGTTGTTATTGGCCGCGGTGGTGACCAAATCAATGCTATTATTGATGAAACCGGCGTTAAAATTGATATCGATCAAGAAGGAAATATCAGTATTGCATCTGAAGACGCGGCTATGATCAAACGTGCTAAAGAAATTATTGAAGAATTAACAAAAGATATCGAAGTTGGTAAAGTTTATTCAGGAAAAGTAAAACGAATTGAAAAATTCGGAGCTTTTGTTGAAATTGCTAAAGGAAAAGATGGATTAGTTCATATTTCTGAATTAGCAAACGAACGTGTTGCGAAAGTTGAAGATGTTTTGACTTTAGGCGAAGTAATGGATGTTAAAGTTATCGAAATCGATAAACAAGGAAGAATCAACCTTTCTCGTAAAGTATTATTGAAAACTGAAGAAAAATAA
- a CDS encoding ribonuclease J has product MSTIKIIPLGGVRENGKNMYAVEVDEDIFVLDCGLMFPETELLGIDVVIPDFSYLEENRNRVTGVFLTHGHEDAIGALPYFLQKFDVPVFGTELTIALAKLFVEKDSQVSKFDDYHIIDENTEIEFGDVIASFFRTNHTIPDSVGIALKTTEGSVVYTGDFKFDQSAKPMYQSNLSRIADIGKDKVLALLSDSSEAESPVENISDLKVAEEVLDTFQNATGRIIVASVASNILRIQQVLDAAHKSHKKIFITGSNLEEIVRIAMELNKLQLPSEDLIVPITEIEKYEDKEIVVLETGVTGEPIKTLTRMAKGKHTQVNIKEGDLVYIVTSPSTAMEVTVAQAENLIYRAGGTVKQISDNLKASGHATPNDLKLMINLIKPTYFIPVQGEYRMLSAHAELAHEVGMSYKNIFIPGKGDIMEYKNERMHVAGQVTAGNTMVDGIGIGDIGNIVLRDRKLLSEDGIFVAVVTINRRKSKIISGPEVMTRGFVYVKENTDLINQSNEIIRKVVEENLSRKEFEWSRLKQEIRDALNKHLFEQTRRRPVILPIIMETSSRNRKN; this is encoded by the coding sequence ATGAGCACAATTAAAATTATTCCACTAGGTGGAGTTCGAGAAAATGGAAAAAATATGTATGCTGTTGAAGTTGATGAAGACATCTTTGTATTGGATTGTGGATTGATGTTTCCAGAAACAGAATTACTAGGAATCGACGTAGTCATTCCTGACTTTAGTTATTTAGAAGAAAATAGAAATCGTGTAACTGGAGTATTTCTAACACATGGTCATGAAGATGCAATAGGAGCATTGCCTTATTTCCTTCAAAAATTTGACGTTCCAGTATTTGGTACGGAGCTAACAATAGCTTTAGCAAAATTATTTGTTGAAAAAGATAGTCAAGTAAGTAAATTTGATGATTATCATATTATAGATGAAAATACTGAGATTGAATTTGGAGATGTGATTGCTAGTTTCTTTAGAACGAATCATACGATTCCTGATTCAGTTGGGATAGCGCTTAAGACAACTGAAGGAAGCGTCGTTTATACGGGTGATTTCAAATTTGACCAAAGTGCAAAACCAATGTATCAAAGTAACTTGTCACGTATTGCTGACATTGGAAAAGACAAAGTACTAGCTTTATTGAGTGATTCTAGCGAAGCTGAAAGCCCAGTAGAAAATATCAGTGATTTGAAAGTAGCAGAAGAAGTATTGGATACATTCCAAAATGCTACAGGACGTATCATCGTAGCTAGTGTTGCAAGCAACATTCTGCGTATCCAACAAGTCTTAGATGCTGCTCATAAATCTCATAAGAAGATTTTTATTACAGGAAGCAACCTTGAAGAAATTGTTCGAATTGCTATGGAATTGAATAAACTTCAATTGCCAAGTGAGGATTTAATTGTTCCAATAACAGAGATCGAAAAATACGAAGATAAAGAAATTGTTGTATTAGAAACGGGTGTTACTGGTGAACCAATTAAGACTCTAACGCGTATGGCTAAAGGAAAACACACTCAAGTAAATATTAAAGAGGGCGATTTAGTTTATATCGTAACCAGCCCTTCAACAGCAATGGAAGTAACAGTTGCTCAAGCAGAAAACTTGATTTACCGTGCAGGTGGAACTGTAAAACAAATTTCAGATAATTTAAAAGCATCAGGACATGCAACTCCTAATGATTTAAAATTAATGATCAATTTGATTAAACCTACTTACTTTATTCCTGTTCAAGGAGAATACCGAATGCTTTCTGCTCATGCAGAATTGGCACACGAAGTTGGGATGTCATACAAGAATATTTTTATTCCTGGAAAAGGCGATATTATGGAATACAAAAATGAACGTATGCATGTAGCAGGACAAGTAACAGCCGGAAACACAATGGTAGATGGTATTGGAATTGGCGATATTGGAAATATTGTGTTACGCGACCGTAAATTGCTATCTGAAGATGGAATCTTTGTAGCGGTCGTTACTATTAATCGCAGAAAAAGTAAAATCATCTCAGGACCTGAAGTTATGACGAGAGGGTTTGTATACGTTAAAGAAAATACAGATCTTATTAATCAAAGCAATGAGATTATCAGAAAAGTAGTAGAAGAAAATTTAAGTCGTAAAGAATTTGAATGGAGCCGTTTAAAACAAGAAATTAGAGACGCTTTAAACAAACATCTTTTTGAACAAACACGTAGACGTCCAGTAATTTTACCAATTATTATGGAAACTAGTTCACGTAATCGCAAAAATTAA